Part of the Candidatus Hydrogenedens sp. genome, AACAGATGAGGATACCCGGGTATAGAGAAGCCATATTGTCCACATTAAAACAGGGTCCTATATGTGATATGGAGGATGTATATATTCAATTGGGAAAACAGAAACGGGAAGGATGCCTGATATGGGGAGAGAAGGATAATGTTGTGCCTTTTTGCTTGAGTAAACAAATAATAGAATGGGTTCCATGGCTTACTTTACATGCCGTAAAAGATGGAACCCATGCAGTAAACTATCAGAAAGCAAATATAGTAAATGCTATATTATGTTCATTTTTTAATAGGTAAATGAGAAAGGAGAGAATATGGATTTCTCTAAAATATTAGAAATTGCTTTTAACTTTCGTGAAGCAAGGGTATTACTCACAGGTGTTGAATTAGATATTTTTACTTTGTTATCGGAGCGAGAAATGGATTTGCAGGAGATATGTGAAGAATTGCATTCGGAAAAAAGGGCGACTCAGTATTTGCTGGATGCAATGTGTGCCATGAAATTGTTGGAAAAGAAGGACGGGAAATATAAAACATCTACAGAAGTAGTTCCTTTTTTAAGCAAATATGGGTCTGAATGTATGTTATTTATGTTAGAACATTATGCAAATTTATGGCATCGCTGGTCCCATCTTACTGATATAGTGAAGGGAAAAACGATTACAATAAAACCTGTTGACCAGATGAGTCCCGACCAGTTGAAAGCGTTTATTTTGGGTATGCATGTACTTGCATTGAGAGCATCTAAACCGTTGTTAAAAAAATTGGGAACTGTTCCTTATAAAAAAATGTTAGATGTGGGAGGTGCATCGGGAACCTATTCTGAAGCCTTTATTGAGATAAATCCCCAATTGCAGGCAACAATATTTGATTTGCCCCCCGTTATAGAGATAGCCAAAGAACGATTAAAAAATTCACCCTATAAAGACAAGATAGATTTTTATGTTGGGGATTTTTATAAGGATGAGTTACCGAGTGGTTATGATTTTTTATGGTTGTCAGCGATAATACATCAGAACAGTCGGGAACAAAATGTGGATTTATATAAGAAATGTTTTGCTGCACTGGAAACAGGGGGTGTTTTGTGGATACGGGATTATGTGATGTCAGAAGA contains:
- a CDS encoding methyltransferase, with product MDFSKILEIAFNFREARVLLTGVELDIFTLLSEREMDLQEICEELHSEKRATQYLLDAMCAMKLLEKKDGKYKTSTEVVPFLSKYGSECMLFMLEHYANLWHRWSHLTDIVKGKTITIKPVDQMSPDQLKAFILGMHVLALRASKPLLKKLGTVPYKKMLDVGGASGTYSEAFIEINPQLQATIFDLPPVIEIAKERLKNSPYKDKIDFYVGDFYKDELPSGYDFLWLSAIIHQNSREQNVDLYKKCFAALETGGVLWIRDYVMSEDRISPKTGALFAINMLVGTQGGGTYTFEEIKEDLNCAGFKNVHFKIHGEQMDTVIEAVKEE